Proteins encoded together in one Pseudomonas arsenicoxydans window:
- the hemL gene encoding glutamate-1-semialdehyde 2,1-aminomutase, whose amino-acid sequence MSRSETLFANAQKHIPGGVNSPVRAFKSVGGTPLFFKHAEGAYVTDEDDKRYVDYVGSWGPMILGHSHPDVLDAVRKQLEHGLSYGAPTAMETEMADLVCSIVPSMEMVRMVSSGTEATMSAIRLARGFTGRDNIIKFEGCYHGHSDSLLVKAGSGALTQGVPSSAGVPADFAKHTLTLPFNDIDAVETMLAEVGQDVACIIVEPVAGNMNCVPPAPGFLEGLRTLCDKHGVVLIFDEVMTGFRVALGGAQAHFGVTPDLSTFGKIIGGGMPVGCFGGKREIMSCIAPLGPVYQAGTLSGNPLAMAAGLTTLRLISRPGFHDELSDYTSRLLDGLQQRADAAGIPFVTTQAGGMFGLYFSGADDIVTFDDVMASDAALFGRFFHLMLEGGVYLAPSAFEAGFTSIAHGETELKLTLDAAERAFAALK is encoded by the coding sequence ATGTCTCGTTCCGAAACCCTGTTTGCCAATGCCCAGAAACATATTCCCGGAGGCGTGAACTCGCCTGTTCGCGCGTTCAAAAGCGTTGGCGGCACACCGCTGTTCTTCAAACACGCTGAAGGTGCCTACGTCACCGACGAAGACGACAAGCGCTACGTTGACTACGTCGGCTCCTGGGGCCCGATGATTCTCGGCCACAGCCACCCGGACGTTCTGGACGCGGTGCGTAAACAACTGGAACACGGCCTTTCCTACGGCGCCCCGACCGCGATGGAAACCGAGATGGCCGACCTGGTCTGTTCGATCGTGCCGTCGATGGAAATGGTGCGTATGGTCAGCTCCGGCACCGAAGCGACCATGAGTGCCATCCGCCTGGCCCGTGGGTTCACCGGTCGCGACAACATCATCAAGTTCGAAGGCTGCTACCACGGCCACTCCGACAGCCTGCTGGTCAAGGCCGGTTCCGGCGCCTTGACCCAAGGCGTGCCGAGCTCGGCCGGTGTGCCGGCGGACTTCGCCAAGCACACCCTGACTCTGCCATTCAATGACATCGACGCAGTGGAAACCATGCTCGCCGAAGTCGGTCAGGACGTGGCCTGCATCATCGTCGAGCCGGTGGCCGGCAACATGAACTGCGTACCGCCGGCGCCAGGTTTTCTCGAAGGCCTGCGCACCCTGTGCGACAAACATGGCGTGGTGCTGATTTTCGACGAAGTGATGACCGGTTTCCGGGTCGCACTCGGCGGTGCCCAGGCCCATTTCGGCGTGACGCCGGATCTGAGCACGTTCGGCAAGATCATCGGTGGCGGCATGCCGGTGGGCTGCTTCGGCGGCAAGCGTGAAATCATGTCGTGCATCGCACCATTGGGTCCGGTCTATCAGGCCGGCACCTTGTCGGGCAACCCGCTGGCGATGGCCGCCGGCCTGACCACGTTGCGCTTGATCAGCCGTCCCGGTTTCCACGACGAGCTGAGCGACTACACCAGCCGCCTGCTCGATGGCCTGCAACAGCGCGCCGACGCCGCTGGCATTCCATTCGTGACCACCCAGGCCGGCGGCATGTTCGGCCTGTACTTCAGCGGTGCCGACGACATCGTGACCTTCGATGACGTGATGGCCAGCGACGCCGCCTTGTTCGGTCGCTTCTTCCACTTGATGCTCGAAGGCGGCGTGTACCTGGCGCCGAGCGCATTCGAAGCAGGCTTCACCTCGATCGCTCACGGCGAAACCGAGTTGAAACTGACG
- the thiE gene encoding thiamine phosphate synthase gives MKLRGLYAITDSQLLAGKFLSYVEAALEGGVTLLQYRDKSSDEAKRLREAQALRDLCERYKTHLIINDDAELAARLNVGVHLGQTDGPLTPARALLGRQAIIGSTCHAQLELAEQAAKEGASYVAFGRFFNSNTKPGAPTCSLELLDQARSKLHLPICAIGGITLENAAPLVAHGVDLLAVVHGLFGAESTAEVTRRARAFNELFKS, from the coding sequence ATGAAACTACGTGGCCTGTACGCCATTACCGATAGCCAGTTGCTGGCCGGTAAATTCCTTTCGTACGTGGAGGCGGCGCTCGAAGGCGGCGTCACTCTGCTGCAATACCGCGACAAGAGCAGCGACGAGGCCAAGCGCCTGCGCGAGGCCCAAGCCCTGCGCGATCTGTGCGAGCGCTACAAGACTCATCTGATCATCAACGACGACGCTGAGCTGGCTGCGCGGCTGAACGTCGGCGTGCACCTGGGCCAGACCGACGGCCCGCTGACCCCGGCCCGCGCGTTGCTCGGTCGTCAGGCGATCATCGGTTCAACCTGCCACGCACAACTCGAACTCGCCGAACAAGCCGCCAAGGAAGGCGCCAGTTATGTCGCTTTCGGTCGCTTCTTCAATTCCAATACCAAACCCGGCGCACCGACCTGCAGCCTTGAGTTGCTCGATCAGGCGCGCAGCAAACTGCACCTGCCGATCTGCGCGATTGGCGGCATCACCCTGGAAAACGCTGCGCCGCTGGTGGCCCACGGGGTCGATTTGCTGGCGGTTGTCCATGGCCTGTTTGGCGCCGAGAGCACGGCTGAAGTCACCCGCCGCGCCCGCGCCTTTAACGAATTGTTCAAATCCTGA
- a CDS encoding hydroxymethylpyrimidine/phosphomethylpyrimidine kinase translates to MNIYSSRPVVLCLSGHDPSGGAGLQADIEALLAQGCHAAPAVTALTVQDTVNVTDFRVLDREWVLAQANAVLNDSEVAAVKVGMLGSLEMVDTVVELLSAHPHLPVVCDPVLRAGGGGRLGKDEVGYAMRERLLPLSIIATPNLPEARILAELPEGTADECAEKLLPFVKHLLITGGHGDEHEIHNRLYSRDGHRQTFTCQRLPGSYHGSGCTLASALAGRLALGEHLTSAVQTALDYTWRTLRDAEQLGKGQFVPRRLPLDFCS, encoded by the coding sequence ATGAATATCTACAGCTCTCGCCCCGTTGTCCTCTGTCTCTCCGGCCACGACCCAAGTGGTGGCGCCGGCTTGCAGGCAGATATCGAAGCCCTGCTCGCTCAGGGTTGTCATGCGGCCCCGGCCGTCACCGCCCTGACCGTGCAAGACACGGTCAATGTCACTGACTTTCGCGTTCTCGATCGCGAGTGGGTGCTGGCTCAGGCCAACGCCGTGCTCAACGATTCAGAAGTCGCGGCAGTCAAAGTGGGCATGCTCGGTTCCCTGGAAATGGTCGACACCGTCGTCGAACTGCTCTCGGCGCACCCGCATTTGCCGGTGGTCTGCGACCCGGTGCTGCGCGCTGGTGGCGGTGGCCGACTGGGCAAGGATGAAGTCGGCTATGCCATGCGCGAACGCCTGTTGCCGCTCTCGATCATCGCAACCCCCAACCTTCCTGAAGCCCGCATCCTCGCCGAACTGCCTGAAGGCACCGCGGACGAATGCGCTGAAAAGCTCCTGCCATTCGTCAAACACTTGCTGATCACCGGCGGTCATGGCGACGAACACGAAATCCACAATCGCCTGTACAGCCGCGATGGTCACCGCCAGACGTTTACCTGCCAACGCCTGCCCGGCAGTTATCACGGTTCCGGTTGCACCTTGGCCAGCGCGCTGGCCGGTCGCCTGGCCTTAGGTGAACACCTCACCAGCGCCGTGCAGACCGCACTTGACTACACTTGGCGTACCCTGCGCGATGCGGAGCAGTTGGGCAAAGGCCAGTTCGTGCCGCGCCGCCTGCCGCTGGATTTCTGTTCGTAA